The genomic segment CGATACATTTCGGTATAAAATGCCTTTAACACGCTGTTGGACTGTTTGGTGGAGACAAACTCCAAGACTTTTTTGACTCAAAGAAGCTGAAGTAGAGAAAACAAATATAGAAAAACCTACAATCAATCAACgaaagggaggaaaaaaaaaatagagaatcTTCATTTAGGAATGCTTTATCATTGTTAAGCAAGAGTCCGAGATGTGTGTGACAGCTGTCACAGTACACAGGAAACTGAAAGCAAGCCAACCCCATTACGTCGCTTCAAAAAGGCCCGTttgaaaacaaaccaaaaataaatgttaactctAAATCAAAACAGCACGAATATATTCGTTGGAGAGGTCTGATTTGCTCCAATATCCAGTTCATTTGTCCTAAACAGTCAGTGCCAGAGTCATTAAGACTTGTAGTTAGAtgttaaccaagttaagccttcgTACAGTCCATCTCCAGTGGTCGCACATGAGGGCTGCACGTACCAGTTTCTATCCCGGATACGTGTCAGTCCCAGCTTCTCCTGGATCTCATGCGGCTTCATGGCGTCCGGCAGGTCTTGCTTGTTGGCGAAAATCAAAATGATGGCGTCCCGCATCTCTCGGTCGTTGATGATGCGGTGGAGTTCCTGCCTGGCCTCGTCTATGCGATCTCTATCTGCGCAATCCACCACGAAAATTAACCCCTGCGTGCCTGTGTAATAATGTCGCCAGAGGGGACGGATCTT from the Danio rerio strain Tuebingen ecotype United States chromosome 17, GRCz12tu, whole genome shotgun sequence genome contains:
- the arf6b gene encoding ADP-ribosylation factor 6b, with protein sequence MGKMLSKIFGNKEMRILMLGLDAAGKTTILYKLKLGQSVTTIPTVGFNVETVTYKNVKFNVWDVGGQDKIRPLWRHYYTGTQGLIFVVDCADRDRIDEARQELHRIINDREMRDAIILIFANKQDLPDAMKPHEIQEKLGLTRIRDRNWYVQPSCATTGDGLYEGLTWLTSNYKS